Within the Corynebacterium afermentans subsp. lipophilum genome, the region CGAACGGGCGGTGCATCCCCGTGTGGCTGCCGCCGATGGAGGGCGCTGAGCTGGCAGCCCGCCTGGACGGGTGGGCCCCGAACCGCCCGCGTCCCGTCGACGCGATGGCCGAGATCATCCGAACGTCTACTAGCGGTGCCGAGGCGCTCGAGCTGTCCAGCTACGTCGACGGCACGTTCATGGCCACACTGACGCTCTACGGCGGCACCGAGATTGATCTGCGTGCCTCGGATGCGCTGCTTCTAGCCAGCGAGTTGGACATGGAGCTGACTGTCGACGACACGGTCGCCACCCAGGCTTCAGTATTTTTGTCGCAGGAGGATGCCGAGCGCTACCTGCAGGCGGAGATCGAAGTTGAGGGCTTCACCGATGAGCCCGCATCCGCCAGCGGCGACGCCCAAGCGGACGCCGATTTCGAGGCGTTGATGCGCAGCCTCGGCGTGGAGGACTCGGATTTAGGGGAGGGCACCCCCGAAGAGGAGTAAAACCCTCAAGTATTCCTTGAGAGTTTCGGCGTGTTACGCATGTGACTATTGACCAGCTGCGTATGCTTACCCTTTAATAGTCATTAGGCTTCGAGCTAACTTTCATGGGAGTAATTACGTGAGCATCAACGAGGGAAATCAGGACGGCCTGTTCGACGCTGTGCAGGAGTCGCTTTTTGACGTCGGCCCGTCCGACGAGGTCGGCTACCGCGTGCCAATCGCCTGCCAGGTCGCCGGCATCACCTACCGCCAGCTCGACTACTGGGCACGCACCGGCCTGGTGCGCCCCTCCATTCGCGGCGCCAAGGGCTCCGGCTCCCAGCGTCTGTACTCGTTCAAGGACATCCTTGTTCTGAAGATTGTCAAGGGCCTGCTCGACACCGGCATCTCGCTGCAGAACATCCGCCTCGCAGTGGATAAGCTGCGCGACCGCGGTGTCTCCGACATCGCCGAGATCACCCTCGTCTCGGACGGCGTGACCGTCTACGAGTGCCGCTCCAACGAGGAGATCATCGACCTCCTCGGCGGCGGGCAGGGCGTGTTCGGCATCGCCGTGCCGCAGATCATGAAGGAACTGACCGGCACCATCTCCGCGTTCCCGTCGGAGCGCGTGATCGACGACGGTGCAGACAACGTCATCGGCTTCGACGAGCTGGCGGACCGCCGCCGTCGCAAGACCTCCTAAGAGGCCGCCTAACAGGCACATACCTTCAAGGCCCGGGCTGGGATCACTCCCACCAGCCCGGGCCTTCTTCTGTGCTCCCGCCCCACAAACCCTGGGAGGCAGAGCCTGGGTTCGCTCGATTTACACACGCTCCCAGGGTGTGCCTCCCAGGGGCTGTGACGCAGGGCAGCTGGGGGAGCCGGGAACTTACAGGCCGGACGCCTGCTTCACGGCACCCTCGATGGCGTCGGCCTGCGCAGCGTCGACGGCCTTGGCGGAAAGGGCCTCGACCGCCTGGTCCGCCTCACCCTCGCCGACGCGGACAACGGTGATCTCCACCTTCTCGCCGGCGGCACCGCGAACTGCATCTTCGAAGGCCTTGTCGTCGCCGGCATCTGCCGTGCCAGTGGTGACCAGGACGATGCGGGTTTTCGCGTCCCCTGTGCCATAGGCTCCCGCGGCGGCCTCGACCGCCTGGCGGGTCTGGGGCACACCGCCGGTAAGGAAGCGGCGCACTGCCACGGCGACGGAGTCGGCATCGGGGGAGACCGTGATGTTCTGGCGGTAGCCCACCGCAACACCCGGGTTCAGTGGGGAGGAGTAGTTCCATAGGCCGACCTGCTTGCCCTGGGCGCCGAGCTCGAGCGCGGTGTTCGCGATTGCGTCCTTTGCCGGCTGGATGTACGGGCTCATCGCGTCGGAGGTGTCCAAGAGGAACAGGGTGTTCTCGGGTTGCAGGGCGGCGGCGTTGGAACCGGCGTTGGAACCGGCTTCGTCCGCCGCCTTGTCCGCATCGGCGGCGTTTTGGGCGTCGCCGTCCTCCTTCGCGTCCGCGGTGATGGCCTCGCCGCCAGCGGGCAGGGCTGCGGCCCAGACCAGGTCGGAGACAGCCGGCTGGTCCTTAGCGGAGCCATCGAAGTGCTCGGTGGCGAAGCGGGCGAAGTCCTGGCCGGCGCGGGCCTGGTTCTCGTCGACCTTGTCGTTCTGGTTGAGCGGGAACGCGGTGTAGACAGCGTCAGCGCCGACCGGGGTGAACTTCAGGCCCTCCGGCACGGCGTCCTCGGCGGTGGCGAGGTATTCGCCGGCGTCGGCGTTGAGCTCTGCTGCGCTGCCGATGCGCTGGTCAGTCAGTGCCTGCACGGCGTCGTTGTCGTTGCCAGCCACCTGAGACGCCACCAGCGCCGAGGCGGCGGACTCCTCGGACACGGCGAAGCGGAGCTTGTCCGCAGTCAGGTCTTCGAGCTTGACCTCGTCCTTGCCTGCCACGCCGACGGCTTCGCTGTACGCGGGCTGCGCATCAGACACGGCGGGGGTGCGACCGGCGCTTTCCAGCGACTGGTGCGTCACCGCCGTGTTCGGCGCGACAAAGACAGCGGCATCTGCGACGGAATCCACCAGCTGGGGCTTCACGCAGTAGTCGCGGACGACGGGGGAGGACGCACCGTAGGCGTCGACAAGCGATTGCCCCGCCCCCTGGTCGGAGGTCGCAACAGGAAGCACCAGCTCGCCCGCAACGCAGTCCTCCGGCTGCGCCTCAGTGCTGCCGGCGTCATCACCGCGCGTAGACAACCACCAGATAACGGCCGCTGCGATCAGGGCCAGCACCACCAGTAAGGCGATGAGCTCTCCGGACAGCCTGTAGTTGTTTTTGCCGCTTGCGTGCTTCGCCACCGGAATCGCCGCCTTTTATCGATCGAACGAGTGAAAATCGTCTTCGAGTCTAGCCGTCATAGGCGGCGTCGATGACCGCGACAAGCCGCTGGCGCAGCGGTTGTGCGCGGCGGCTGAGCTCGCGCTGGCGGGCGACGTACTCGGCCTTGCCCTCAGGCGTTTCCACGGCCACAACACCGAAGCCCAAACCCCGGCAGTCGTACGGGGAGGCCTCCATGTCCAGCCTGCGGGCGTCGGCGGCGAGCTCGAAACAATCCATGAGCAGCTCGCCTGGAACTAAAGGCCCGAGCTTCATCGCCCACTTGTACAGGTCCATGCTCACGTGCACGCATCCTGCCTGGTCGTTGTCCGCCTGCCCCTCCCGGGTGAGCACGGTGAGGTTCAGCGGCCGCGCTGCGGGGGTGAAAAAGCGGAAGGCGTCGAAATGGGTGCACTTCACGTTGTGCGACTCGACCACCTCGTTCGTGCCCTCAGCCCCGAGCCGCAACGGCAGGCTGTGGCGCGGGTTGTCGGTGCGGTACACCATTGCCCATTCATGCATGCCGAAGCAGTCGAAGTGGGCATCACGCTTATCGACGGACCGAAGGATCGCCGCCGCCTCCTCCACGTCGTGGCGGCGGTGGGTGAGAAACCTTTGGACATCGAGAAGCACGGTGTCTTCGTCGCAGACGTAATCGCGCCAACCGGCGTGGGGGAGCGAGGCGGCGTTTTCCAGCGCGACACCGATACCCGGGTGCCAACGCTTCAGGTGGGCGGGGCGCTGCGGGTAATAGTCGAAGAGGAAGTCCCACACGGGGTGGTACTGGCCGCGCGCCCGGCGCGCCACCCTGGGTGCGGTCCACCGCTCGGCGCGGGCGGCGTGGGACTTCATGCGCGGCAGGTATTCCTCGGGCGCGAGCACCTGCATTATTCGCCCTCGTGCGTCCAGTCGGAGACCGTGCCCACGTATTCCTCGATGAGGTCCTCCAAGGCGACCACGCCGACAAGCATGCCGTTGTCGTGCACCTCCGCCATGTGCGCGGAGCGGCGGTGGAGCTGGGCGAGGGCGTCGTCCATGGATTGGGTGGCCTCGACAGTGCTCAGCGGGCGGATGCGCTTGAGCGAGACCCGCGGGTCTCCCTGCGGGAATTCCATGAGGTCGAGGATGTCCTTGACGTGGACGTAGCCCGCCAGCGAGCTGGCGTCGATGCGGACGGGGAAGCGGGAATAGCCGGTGTCCTGCACCGCCTGTTCGATGACGGAGAGGCGGATGCCGCGTGGGTCGTACGGGATGGTGGTGACCTGCGCTAGGGGGATCATGGCTTCCTTCAGTTGGCGGGAATCCTGGCGCAACGCCTTGGCCAGGCGCACCGTTTCCTCGGCATCAAGGAGGC harbors:
- a CDS encoding bifunctional nuclease domain-containing protein, which translates into the protein MEAVNLIGVFPVGPEDFLCALLQRPTNGRCIPVWLPPMEGAELAARLDGWAPNRPRPVDAMAEIIRTSTSGAEALELSSYVDGTFMATLTLYGGTEIDLRASDALLLASELDMELTVDDTVATQASVFLSQEDAERYLQAEIEVEGFTDEPASASGDAQADADFEALMRSLGVEDSDLGEGTPEEE
- a CDS encoding MerR family transcriptional regulator; its protein translation is MSINEGNQDGLFDAVQESLFDVGPSDEVGYRVPIACQVAGITYRQLDYWARTGLVRPSIRGAKGSGSQRLYSFKDILVLKIVKGLLDTGISLQNIRLAVDKLRDRGVSDIAEITLVSDGVTVYECRSNEEIIDLLGGGQGVFGIAVPQIMKELTGTISAFPSERVIDDGADNVIGFDELADRRRRKTS
- a CDS encoding vWA domain-containing protein, which gives rise to MAKHASGKNNYRLSGELIALLVVLALIAAAVIWWLSTRGDDAGSTEAQPEDCVAGELVLPVATSDQGAGQSLVDAYGASSPVVRDYCVKPQLVDSVADAAVFVAPNTAVTHQSLESAGRTPAVSDAQPAYSEAVGVAGKDEVKLEDLTADKLRFAVSEESAASALVASQVAGNDNDAVQALTDQRIGSAAELNADAGEYLATAEDAVPEGLKFTPVGADAVYTAFPLNQNDKVDENQARAGQDFARFATEHFDGSAKDQPAVSDLVWAAALPAGGEAITADAKEDGDAQNAADADKAADEAGSNAGSNAAALQPENTLFLLDTSDAMSPYIQPAKDAIANTALELGAQGKQVGLWNYSSPLNPGVAVGYRQNITVSPDADSVAVAVRRFLTGGVPQTRQAVEAAAGAYGTGDAKTRIVLVTTGTADAGDDKAFEDAVRGAAGEKVEITVVRVGEGEADQAVEALSAKAVDAAQADAIEGAVKQASGL
- a CDS encoding 3-methyladenine DNA glycosylase → MQVLAPEEYLPRMKSHAARAERWTAPRVARRARGQYHPVWDFLFDYYPQRPAHLKRWHPGIGVALENAASLPHAGWRDYVCDEDTVLLDVQRFLTHRRHDVEEAAAILRSVDKRDAHFDCFGMHEWAMVYRTDNPRHSLPLRLGAEGTNEVVESHNVKCTHFDAFRFFTPAARPLNLTVLTREGQADNDQAGCVHVSMDLYKWAMKLGPLVPGELLMDCFELAADARRLDMEASPYDCRGLGFGVVAVETPEGKAEYVARQRELSRRAQPLRQRLVAVIDAAYDG